Proteins encoded within one genomic window of Amorphoplanes friuliensis DSM 7358:
- a CDS encoding metallophosphoesterase: protein MFVIAHLSDTHIDDTPESAEKTARVLGYLNALPRPVDAILITGDIADNGREDEYRVAAKLFASELPVLVLPGNHDVRDAYRKGLLGDAAGGDGPINSRHEVAGAVFLLADSSIPGRDDGRLDEETLAWLAAELAAVPAGVPVFIAFHHPPVELHHPFIDSIRLLEPGPLAELMAAHPQVEAVLTGHAHTAAASTFAGRPLLVAPGVISTLRLPWEGPGPFADRDQPPGVAFHIRDDTGRLTTHYRVVI, encoded by the coding sequence ATGTTCGTGATCGCTCATCTCAGTGACACCCACATCGACGACACGCCGGAGTCCGCGGAGAAGACCGCACGGGTGCTCGGGTATCTGAACGCGTTGCCGCGCCCGGTGGACGCGATTCTGATCACCGGGGACATCGCCGACAACGGGCGTGAGGACGAGTACCGGGTGGCGGCGAAGCTGTTCGCCTCGGAGCTGCCCGTGCTGGTCCTTCCGGGCAACCACGATGTGCGGGACGCGTACCGGAAAGGGCTGCTGGGGGACGCCGCCGGGGGTGACGGGCCGATCAACAGCCGGCACGAGGTGGCCGGGGCGGTTTTTCTGCTCGCCGACTCCAGCATCCCGGGCCGGGACGACGGGCGGCTCGACGAGGAGACACTCGCCTGGCTCGCTGCGGAGCTCGCGGCCGTGCCGGCGGGTGTGCCGGTCTTCATCGCCTTCCATCACCCGCCGGTCGAGCTGCACCACCCGTTCATCGACTCGATCCGGCTGCTGGAGCCCGGGCCGCTCGCCGAACTGATGGCCGCGCACCCGCAGGTGGAAGCCGTCCTCACCGGGCACGCCCACACGGCTGCGGCCAGCACCTTCGCGGGCCGGCCGCTGCTGGTGGCGCCCGGTGTGATCTCGACGCTGCGGCTGCCGTGGGAGGGGCCGGGGCCGTTCGCCGACCGTGACCAGCCGCCCGGTGTCGCGTTCCACATCCGGGACGACACCGGGCGGCTGACCACGCACTACCGCGTCGTGATCTGA
- the zwf gene encoding glucose-6-phosphate dehydrogenase — MATKKTVFVLFGATGDLARRMVLPAFYTLAIEGLLPEDWVLVGNGRGDVAHEDFRKHVHDVLVEFGPHPDRGPWKEFEQRLYFAGGGFDTDSPGSLLDVIGEARRRVGARAQLVHYLAVPPVTFPELTKALGQHGLAKGARVVYEKPFGTSPKGFRSLNRIVHSVLDESQVYRIDHFLGKEATQNLHVLRFANELFAAMWNRDHIESVQIDVPEDLGVDDRAGFYDATGAVLDMLVTHLFQVAAEVAMEPPETLTAPDLQSARERVIRAFRPLDPAEVVLGQFDGYRKVKGIEPRSTTDTYVAAKLWIDNPRWQGVPFLLRTGKRMAVSEQRVTVVLRTPQGPLKGLPGQANALSFSLAGNGEIALSLLAKKPGIELHLESATVKLPLAELPDAEPLPPYVRLIHDVLLGDRSLFTRPDGLSAAWRTVQPILDNPPRLHKYAQDSMGPAAAKKLAAPHGWLLGQ; from the coding sequence ATGGCGACGAAGAAGACTGTGTTCGTGCTGTTCGGTGCCACCGGCGACCTGGCCCGGCGGATGGTGCTGCCCGCGTTCTACACCCTGGCGATCGAGGGCCTGCTGCCCGAGGACTGGGTCCTGGTCGGCAACGGCCGCGGCGACGTCGCTCACGAGGACTTCCGCAAACACGTCCACGACGTGCTCGTCGAGTTCGGACCGCACCCCGACCGGGGGCCGTGGAAGGAGTTCGAGCAGCGGCTCTACTTCGCGGGTGGCGGCTTCGACACCGACTCCCCCGGCAGCCTGCTCGACGTCATCGGTGAGGCCCGCCGCCGCGTCGGCGCACGCGCCCAGCTCGTCCACTACCTGGCCGTGCCGCCCGTCACGTTCCCGGAGCTGACCAAGGCGCTGGGACAGCACGGCCTGGCCAAGGGGGCCCGGGTCGTCTACGAGAAGCCGTTCGGCACGTCACCGAAGGGCTTCCGCTCGCTGAACCGCATCGTGCACTCGGTGCTGGACGAGTCGCAGGTCTACCGGATCGACCATTTCCTGGGCAAGGAGGCGACGCAGAACCTCCACGTGCTGCGCTTCGCCAACGAGCTGTTCGCGGCCATGTGGAACCGCGACCACATCGAGAGTGTGCAGATCGACGTCCCCGAGGACCTCGGCGTCGACGACCGCGCGGGCTTCTACGACGCGACCGGTGCCGTCCTGGACATGCTGGTCACGCACCTGTTCCAGGTCGCCGCCGAGGTCGCCATGGAGCCACCGGAGACCCTGACGGCACCGGACCTCCAGTCGGCGCGCGAGCGGGTGATCCGCGCGTTCCGGCCGCTGGACCCGGCCGAGGTGGTGCTGGGCCAGTTCGACGGCTACCGCAAGGTCAAGGGCATCGAGCCCCGGTCCACCACGGACACGTACGTCGCCGCGAAGCTGTGGATCGACAACCCGCGGTGGCAGGGTGTGCCGTTCCTCCTGCGTACCGGGAAGAGGATGGCGGTGAGCGAGCAGAGGGTGACCGTCGTCCTGCGCACGCCGCAGGGCCCGCTCAAGGGCCTGCCGGGTCAGGCGAACGCCCTGTCGTTCTCCCTCGCAGGCAACGGTGAGATCGCCCTGAGCCTGCTGGCGAAGAAGCCCGGCATCGAGCTGCACCTCGAGTCGGCCACGGTGAAGCTTCCGCTGGCCGAGCTGCCCGACGCCGAGCCGCTGCCGCCTTACGTGCGGCTGATTCACGACGTGCTGCTCGGCGACCGATCGCTCTTCACCCGCCCGGACGGCCTGTCGGCGGCCTGGCGCACGGTCCAGCCGATCCTGGACAACCCGCCCCGCCTGCACAAGTACGCGCAGGACTCGATGGGCCCGGCCGCCGCGAAGAAGCTGGCGGCCCCGCACGGCTGGCTGCTCGGCCAGTAG
- a CDS encoding GlxA family transcriptional regulator — MLRNVAVIALPEVAVFELGVLCELFGYDRTAEGLPGYTFSVCSVDGAPVRTHAGFSITPDHDLAPAAEADLVAIVPNDTDREPPEAVLDVLRAAHARGAWVMSVCTGAFVLGAAGLLDDRRCTTHWRHTEALAARFPSAKVDPNVLYVADGNILTSAGTSAAVDCGLHLIREEQGSAVATMLARRMVVPPHRDGGQAQFIESPVQPVECETLQPLLTHVLETLDEPHTVDTLAAQAHMAPRTFARKFRAETGATPHDWLTGQRVLLARRLLEDSDLGVDTIAVRAGFGSAATLRHHFGHRLNTTPQAYRSMFRTRSS; from the coding sequence ATGCTGAGGAACGTCGCCGTCATCGCCCTGCCCGAGGTGGCCGTCTTCGAGCTCGGCGTGCTGTGCGAGCTGTTCGGGTACGACCGCACCGCCGAAGGGCTGCCCGGCTACACCTTCTCCGTGTGCAGCGTGGACGGCGCTCCCGTGCGTACCCATGCGGGTTTTTCGATCACTCCCGACCACGACCTGGCGCCGGCCGCCGAGGCCGACCTGGTCGCGATCGTGCCGAACGACACCGACCGGGAGCCGCCCGAGGCCGTCCTCGACGTGCTGCGCGCCGCTCACGCCCGGGGCGCCTGGGTGATGAGCGTGTGCACCGGGGCCTTCGTGCTCGGCGCGGCCGGGCTGCTCGACGACCGGCGCTGCACCACCCACTGGCGGCACACCGAGGCCCTCGCCGCGCGGTTCCCGTCCGCGAAGGTGGACCCGAACGTCCTCTACGTCGCCGACGGCAACATCCTCACCAGCGCGGGCACCTCCGCGGCGGTCGACTGCGGACTGCACCTCATCCGTGAGGAGCAGGGCTCGGCCGTCGCCACCATGCTCGCCCGCCGCATGGTCGTCCCGCCGCACCGTGACGGCGGTCAGGCGCAGTTCATCGAGTCGCCGGTGCAGCCGGTCGAGTGCGAGACGCTGCAACCGCTGCTGACACACGTCCTGGAGACCCTGGACGAGCCCCACACCGTGGACACCCTGGCCGCGCAGGCGCACATGGCGCCGCGGACGTTCGCCCGCAAGTTCCGGGCCGAGACCGGCGCCACCCCGCACGACTGGCTCACCGGCCAGCGGGTGCTGCTCGCCCGGCGTCTCCTCGAGGACTCCGACCTGGGCGTCGACACGATCGCCGTCCGTGCCGGCTTCGGCAGCGCGGCCACCCTCCGGCACCACTTCGGACACCGCCTGAACACGACACCGCAGGCGTACCGGTCGATGTTCAGGACAAGAAGCTCTTGA
- a CDS encoding metallophosphoesterase family protein has protein sequence MPTLCAVSDLHVSYAENRRIVEGLRPSSPDDWLIVAGDVAELFSSVEATLRLLRSRFAKVIWAPGNHELWTHAKDPVQLRGVERYERLVAMCREIDVLTPEDPFAVWPGEDGPVVVAPLFLLYDYSFRAPGTTTKEESLAYAYRTGVVCTDEQLLHPDPYPDRESWCRDRVAQTERRLAAIDPALPTVLVTHWPLHRHPTEVLWYPEFAQWCGTELTADWHRRFRATAAVYGHLHIPRTTWQDGVRFEEVSLGYPREWGKRPEAPALPKRILG, from the coding sequence ATGCCGACTCTGTGTGCCGTCAGCGATCTGCACGTCTCCTACGCCGAGAACCGCCGGATCGTCGAGGGGTTGCGCCCGTCGTCGCCGGACGACTGGCTGATCGTGGCCGGGGACGTGGCGGAGCTGTTCTCGTCGGTCGAGGCGACCCTGCGGTTGCTGCGGTCGCGGTTCGCCAAGGTGATCTGGGCGCCGGGCAATCACGAGTTGTGGACGCACGCCAAGGACCCGGTGCAGCTGAGGGGTGTCGAGCGCTACGAGCGGCTCGTCGCCATGTGCCGGGAGATCGACGTGCTGACGCCCGAGGACCCCTTTGCGGTCTGGCCCGGTGAGGACGGGCCGGTGGTCGTCGCACCCCTGTTCCTGCTCTACGACTACTCGTTCCGGGCGCCGGGGACCACCACCAAGGAGGAGTCCCTCGCGTACGCGTACAGGACGGGTGTGGTCTGCACCGACGAGCAGTTGCTGCATCCGGACCCGTACCCGGATCGGGAGTCCTGGTGCCGGGACCGCGTCGCGCAGACCGAGCGGCGCCTGGCCGCGATCGACCCGGCGCTGCCGACCGTGCTGGTGACGCACTGGCCGTTGCACCGGCACCCGACCGAGGTGCTGTGGTACCCCGAGTTCGCGCAGTGGTGCGGCACCGAGCTCACCGCCGACTGGCACCGGCGTTTCCGGGCGACGGCCGCGGTCTACGGGCACCTGCACATACCGCGGACGACCTGGCAGGACGGTGTGCGCTTCGAGGAGGTCTCGCTCGGTTACCCGCGCGAGTGGGGCAAACGGCCCGAGGCGCCCGCGCTCCCGAAGCGGATCCTCGGATGA
- a CDS encoding RNA polymerase sigma factor: MRSLLREGANRWEAQDAVAEAIREALRRWSELTHPVAWVRTAARSHWLKQRRSAGHGELEVLVADVAELGEGRTDPDLVAYELEEWFAGVLAQLPPARREALELSAQGLTPTEIAELVGKTPEAVRTALKLGRRQAVAIWQQVPGQRTPRPAGETEGGER, from the coding sequence GTGCGCAGTCTGCTGCGCGAGGGCGCCAACCGCTGGGAGGCCCAGGACGCCGTTGCCGAGGCGATCCGTGAAGCGCTGCGCCGCTGGTCGGAGCTGACACACCCGGTTGCCTGGGTGCGGACCGCCGCCCGGTCGCACTGGCTCAAGCAGCGGCGCAGCGCCGGGCACGGCGAGCTCGAGGTGCTGGTCGCCGACGTCGCCGAGCTGGGGGAGGGGCGCACCGACCCCGATCTGGTCGCGTACGAGCTGGAGGAGTGGTTCGCCGGTGTGCTGGCGCAGCTGCCACCGGCCCGGCGGGAGGCCCTGGAGCTGTCCGCCCAGGGTTTGACCCCGACCGAGATCGCCGAGCTGGTGGGCAAGACCCCCGAGGCCGTCCGGACGGCGCTGAAACTGGGCCGCCGGCAGGCGGTCGCGATCTGGCAGCAGGTGCCGGGGCAGCGCACGCCGCGCCCGGCCGGCGAGACCGAGGGAGGCGAGCGCTGA
- a CDS encoding bifunctional diguanylate cyclase/phosphodiesterase, with translation MAAPDDDDSVLTHAMMIAALNQILWECGYDPVPEDEHVPGVSESADRLIEDARQRADGIVAAALETAVQYTDAALDQAARTVISARRTLAHLPASAVPVELAPMPASAAAGTTVGAAWLAAAKAAGVYLPISEQVAAQTLDVYAGCLYDAAHASPPDLDAAYRVGVEIVALGICRHEALPATMGLVLDHVSDAEIIRHPARQVAGAFAAGFAAALQARTLAQQESLHRATQRAAREFQLALQNSEARYRRLAYFDPVTGLANKARLVQRLKQSANGDDPARHVGLCLIDLGGHAAVCEQFGADAGDHVLTEVARRLQQLSRHPDYLLARHSGHTFAILVQDSAGLAHLAELAERITTALAEPTSLPGTGLTAPLQAAVGVVDVATGGLDVSRVLVDAEIALRQARAGTTGWATYDPQPAAPGRARSATSVSGLVTGPPSYQPIVKLSSGRVAGLHTRMAWRHPHLGTLDLTRIGQLTGDRDTTTRLAGSLLRQACRQAMNWDGSKKGPFVGLDLPVHQIGYPDIVELVREALTGSGLPAKRLHLHLSGVDAVPAGAHSHTVLTALAALGVRIVLDDFGTGYSSLAYLRDLPVHGLRTPASLLHVTQSGLDADRELLTGMTRVAHALGLTLTVHGVDDDQSAAVIAGTGCDGAQGLQFGLPSTPHQVPALLRRPATLSAVPDRLVAS, from the coding sequence ATGGCCGCACCGGACGACGACGACTCCGTGCTCACCCATGCCATGATGATCGCCGCGCTCAACCAGATCCTCTGGGAGTGCGGGTACGACCCGGTGCCCGAGGACGAGCACGTCCCGGGGGTCTCGGAGAGCGCCGACCGGCTGATCGAGGACGCCCGGCAGCGGGCCGACGGGATCGTCGCCGCGGCCCTGGAGACCGCCGTGCAGTACACCGACGCTGCCCTCGACCAGGCGGCCCGCACGGTGATCAGCGCCCGGCGCACCCTCGCGCATCTCCCGGCCTCCGCCGTGCCGGTCGAGCTCGCCCCGATGCCGGCCTCCGCGGCCGCCGGCACGACCGTCGGCGCTGCCTGGCTCGCCGCGGCCAAGGCCGCCGGCGTCTACCTCCCCATCTCCGAGCAGGTCGCCGCGCAGACCCTCGACGTGTACGCGGGGTGTCTCTACGACGCCGCCCACGCGAGCCCGCCCGACCTCGACGCGGCGTACCGGGTGGGGGTGGAGATCGTCGCCCTCGGGATCTGCCGGCACGAGGCCCTGCCCGCCACGATGGGTCTGGTCCTCGACCACGTCAGCGACGCCGAGATCATCCGCCACCCGGCCCGGCAGGTCGCCGGGGCGTTCGCGGCCGGGTTCGCCGCCGCCCTGCAGGCCCGCACGCTGGCCCAGCAGGAGTCGTTGCACCGGGCCACCCAGCGCGCGGCCCGGGAGTTCCAGCTGGCCCTGCAGAACAGCGAGGCCCGCTACCGCCGGCTCGCCTACTTCGACCCGGTCACCGGCCTGGCCAACAAGGCCCGCCTGGTGCAGCGGCTCAAGCAGTCCGCCAACGGCGACGACCCCGCCCGGCACGTCGGCCTGTGCCTGATCGACCTCGGTGGCCACGCGGCCGTCTGCGAACAGTTCGGCGCCGACGCCGGCGACCACGTCCTGACCGAGGTCGCCCGGCGTCTCCAGCAGCTCTCCCGCCACCCCGACTACCTGCTCGCCCGGCACAGCGGCCACACCTTCGCGATCCTCGTGCAGGACAGCGCCGGGCTGGCCCACCTGGCCGAGCTGGCCGAGCGGATCACCACCGCCCTGGCCGAGCCGACCTCGCTGCCGGGCACCGGCCTCACCGCGCCGCTGCAGGCCGCCGTCGGTGTCGTCGACGTGGCCACCGGAGGCCTCGACGTCTCCCGGGTGCTCGTCGACGCCGAGATCGCCCTGCGGCAGGCCCGGGCCGGCACCACCGGCTGGGCCACCTACGACCCGCAGCCCGCTGCCCCCGGCCGGGCCCGGTCGGCGACCAGCGTGTCCGGCCTGGTCACCGGCCCGCCGTCCTACCAGCCGATCGTCAAGCTCAGCAGCGGCCGGGTCGCGGGCCTGCACACCCGGATGGCCTGGCGGCACCCGCACCTGGGCACCCTCGACCTCACCCGGATCGGTCAGCTCACCGGCGACCGCGACACCACCACCCGGCTCGCCGGCAGCCTCCTGCGGCAGGCCTGCCGCCAGGCGATGAACTGGGACGGCAGCAAGAAGGGCCCGTTCGTCGGCCTCGACCTGCCCGTGCACCAGATCGGCTATCCCGACATCGTCGAGCTGGTCCGCGAGGCCCTGACCGGCAGCGGCCTGCCGGCCAAACGCCTGCACCTGCACCTGTCCGGCGTGGATGCCGTCCCGGCCGGCGCACACAGCCACACCGTGCTGACCGCGCTCGCCGCGTTGGGCGTCCGCATCGTCCTCGATGATTTCGGTACGGGCTACAGCAGCCTCGCCTACCTCCGCGACCTGCCGGTGCACGGCCTGCGCACGCCGGCCTCGCTGCTGCACGTGACGCAGAGCGGGCTCGACGCCGACCGTGAGCTGCTGACCGGCATGACCCGCGTCGCACACGCACTGGGCCTCACCCTCACCGTGCACGGCGTCGACGACGACCAGAGCGCGGCCGTCATCGCCGGCACCGGCTGCGACGGCGCCCAGGGTCTCCAGTTCGGGCTACCCAGCACACCGCACCAGGTCCCGGCGCTGCTCCGCCGGCCGGCCACGCTCAGCGCCGTCCCTGACCGATTGGTGGCTTCGTGA
- a CDS encoding SAM-dependent methyltransferase produces the protein MGDADADFSSRPSSARIYDALLGGNHNFEADREAAKRLLSMIPAAGEMARANRAFLNRAVQFLLDAGVRQFLDIGSGIPTVGNVHEIAQRRVPEARVVYIDIDPVAVAHAGEILADNPRATVVQADMRFPEAILEHPGVRRLIDLDQPVGLLLVAMLHFVPEDDAFVAVDRLREALPAGSYIVISHGVSETAADSELEGITALYRRTDVSAASGRTRAEIMRFFGDTELVPPGLVWVHEWPDGPQDKTGPADMAVVAAIGRKP, from the coding sequence ATGGGAGACGCCGACGCGGACTTTTCAAGCCGGCCCAGCAGCGCCCGGATCTACGACGCCCTGCTCGGCGGCAACCACAACTTCGAGGCCGACCGCGAAGCCGCCAAGCGACTCCTGTCGATGATCCCGGCCGCCGGCGAGATGGCCCGCGCCAACCGGGCGTTCCTCAACCGCGCCGTGCAGTTCCTCCTCGACGCCGGCGTACGCCAGTTCCTCGACATCGGCAGCGGCATCCCGACCGTGGGCAACGTCCACGAGATCGCCCAGCGCCGTGTCCCCGAAGCCCGCGTCGTCTACATCGACATCGACCCGGTCGCGGTCGCCCACGCCGGCGAGATCCTGGCCGACAACCCCCGCGCGACGGTCGTCCAGGCCGACATGCGCTTCCCCGAAGCCATCCTCGAGCACCCCGGCGTCCGCCGGCTGATCGACCTGGACCAGCCCGTCGGCCTGCTCCTGGTGGCGATGCTGCACTTCGTGCCGGAGGACGACGCCTTCGTCGCGGTCGACCGCCTCCGCGAAGCCCTCCCCGCCGGCTCCTACATCGTCATCTCCCACGGCGTCTCCGAAACCGCCGCCGACTCCGAACTCGAAGGCATCACGGCCCTCTACCGCCGCACCGACGTCTCAGCCGCCTCGGGCCGCACCCGCGCCGAGATCATGCGCTTCTTCGGCGACACCGAGCTCGTCCCCCCGGGCCTGGTCTGGGTCCACGAATGGCCCGACGGCCCCCAGGACAAAACCGGCCCCGCCGACATGGCCGTGGTCGCCGCCATCGGCCGCAAACCCTGA
- a CDS encoding LLM class flavin-dependent oxidoreductase, with amino-acid sequence MLPVEFGLDTFGDVTAGPDGTTLPYAQVIRHVVEQAVLADEVGVDAFGLGEHHRDDYAVSAPEIVLAAIASRTRRIRLGTAVTVLSSDDPVRVFERFATLDAVSQGRAEITLGRGSFTESFPLFGFDLADYDRLFAEKADLMAALLTEGPVTWQGSVRPPLTDQHVYPKTTSGRIPTWIGVGGSPESVVRAARYGFPLVLAIIGGDPARFAPYVELYHRALDQYEREQLPIAVHAPGFIAATDEEAVETLWPHARAVITRIGAERGWPPLTRDRFETDIAEGAWHVGSPETVARKIARTISVLDVQRFDLKYSAGTLPHEAMMTAIHLYGTEVIPRVRELLENE; translated from the coding sequence ATGCTGCCCGTGGAATTCGGACTCGACACCTTCGGCGACGTCACCGCCGGACCGGACGGGACGACCCTGCCGTACGCGCAGGTCATCCGGCACGTCGTGGAGCAGGCGGTGCTGGCCGACGAGGTCGGCGTGGACGCGTTCGGGCTCGGCGAGCACCACCGCGACGACTACGCGGTGTCAGCGCCGGAGATCGTGCTGGCCGCGATCGCGAGCCGGACCCGGCGCATCCGGCTCGGCACCGCGGTCACCGTCCTCAGCTCCGACGACCCCGTCCGCGTCTTCGAACGCTTCGCCACCCTCGACGCCGTGTCCCAGGGCCGCGCCGAGATCACCCTCGGCCGGGGCTCGTTCACCGAGTCGTTCCCGCTCTTCGGCTTCGACCTCGCCGACTACGACCGGCTCTTCGCGGAAAAGGCCGACCTGATGGCCGCCCTGTTGACCGAGGGCCCGGTGACCTGGCAGGGCAGCGTCCGCCCGCCGCTGACCGACCAGCACGTCTACCCGAAAACCACATCCGGCCGCATCCCCACCTGGATCGGCGTCGGCGGCAGCCCCGAGTCGGTCGTCCGCGCCGCCCGCTACGGCTTCCCCCTGGTCCTGGCCATCATCGGCGGCGACCCGGCCCGCTTCGCGCCGTACGTCGAGCTCTACCACCGCGCCCTGGACCAGTACGAGCGCGAGCAGCTCCCGATCGCCGTCCACGCACCGGGCTTCATCGCCGCCACCGACGAGGAAGCCGTCGAAACCCTGTGGCCGCACGCCCGCGCGGTCATCACCCGCATCGGCGCGGAACGCGGCTGGCCACCCCTGACCCGCGACCGCTTCGAAACCGACATCGCCGAAGGCGCCTGGCACGTCGGATCCCCCGAAACGGTCGCCCGCAAGATCGCCCGCACGATCAGCGTGCTGGACGTGCAACGCTTCGACCTCAAATACTCCGCCGGCACCCTGCCCCACGAGGCGATGATGACCGCCATCCACCTGTACGGCACAGAAGTCATCCCCCGCGTCCGCGAACTCCTCGAAAACGAATAA